The Phormidium yuhuli AB48 DNA window CATGCGCAAGCCTTAGCCGAAGCCAGTACCATTGAGACTGGCGCCGATGAATATGCAGATAAGGTGCTTCAGAATATTGAGCAACAACTCAGTGATATGATGCGCATCATCCGCAATGGACGACAGCAGCTTCAGCAAGAGTCGACCTATCGCGCTCATCAAAAAGAAAGTAGTTCTCAGAGTCTGCGCCGTTACTGAACCCGTCGGGACTCAGACGGGCGATGAGGTGACTCATCCAGTCCGACAGGGTCAGGGGAATCTCCGGTCGCGTCTTTTGACCGCAGAAGGAACAGTAAACCCAGCCACCCCGGCTTTCCCGGGGGCAGGGGAGGCTATGGAGTTAGGTCATCTCCCTGGAGGCGAGAACTCAGTCTGTCCTAGGGATTAGGGGAAGGTGTTTGGCTCTACTCTGATAGCTTTATAGTTGAGGGGTTAGGGTGTGGATGAATTGTCACGAATCCACTGGCGAATTGCTCTCAATACTCCGTCGGTCTCGTGCATGACTTGCCAGTTTGTAAAGCGCAAAAATCTAACTCCCAAGGCTTCTAAACGTGCTTGTCGATATCTATCTTGTTCTTGTGCTTCTTCACTGTCATGGGATGACCCATCAATTTCAATGGCTAACATCAATTGTTTGCAGTAAAAATCAACGATATATTCATCGATGGGGCGTTGTCTGTCGAAGTCGAAGCCTTGCATCTGGCGGCGTTTTAGGTGATTCCACAACCTGATTTCGGGTGTGGTCATGTTCTTTCGCAACTGCTGTGCTATTTCTTTTAGTTTTGGATTGTAGGGCAGGATGTTTGGCTTCATTTTTCTACGCCAAAGTGTTATGGTTTAGTTGTATTTTTCGGGATTTAAGTCTGATTCGGTTTGGCGGTTTTTGGGGTTTTATTCGTTTTTTGTTTTGCCTGTATGGTTAGGGCTGAGGGGTTAGGGGAGGGGACTAACGTTGAGGACTCACCCTGCCCTTTGGGCAGCCCCCTGCGGGGAGGACCCACCCCACCCTGCGGGCACCCCTCCCTGGAGGGGAATTAGAGCTTCTCCTCTGCAAGGTCGGGGCTAGGACTGGATTGTCTCCTGCACAGTCGGAGCTAGGACTGGATTCTCCCCTCCAGGGAGGGGTGCCCGAAGGGCGGGGTGGGTCCCCCCGCAGGGGGCTTGCCCCCAGGGCAAGGTGGGACGTCTTAAGACATCACCCGTTCCGGTTCATACTCATAGGAAGACACCGCCTTCATATATTGCGCCCGCTCGTAAGCTGACTTGTCAGGACAATGCAATTGACTCATGCTACCCTGCATCTGTTGCACGGACTCGTACTCATGCTCCTCCATCCAATGCAAAATTTGATGTTCGATATTCCGTAGATGGGGAATGCCATGACGGAGTAAGGCTGAACAAACCTGCGTCACTTTCGCCCCAGCCATCAGTAACTTGATGGCATCAGTCCCATGTTGAATCCCTCCGGTGGCGGCTAAATCGGAGTCAATGCGACCGTACAATAGGGCAATCCAACGCATCGGTAACCGCTGGTCCTGGGGGGTACTCAACAGGACATGGGGAGATACTTCTAACTCCTCTAAGTCAATGTCTGGCTGGTAGAAACGGTTGAATAACACTAACCCATCAGCCCCAGCCTCCGATAGCCGCTTGGCCATGTTGGCCATGTTGCTGAAAAAGGGACTCAATTTGACGGCTACGGGAATGCTGACCTCTCCTTTGACATCCCGCAAGATGTTGAGATAGTTCTCTTCCACGTCAGCCCCACTCAGGTCTAAGTCCGTAGGCACATAGTAGATGTTCAGTTCCAAAGCGTCAGCCCCGGCTTGTTGGATTTGTTGGGCATATTCGACCCAGCCACCGGGGGAAAAGCCGTTTAAACTGGCGATGATGGGAACGTCCACGCTGGCTTTGGCTTGCTGGATATGGTCGAGATACAGTTGGGGACCGACGTGGTATTCTTCGGCTTCGGGAAAGTAGGTGAGGGCTTCGGCGAAACTCTCGGTTCCATATTCGAGGTGGTGGTGTAACTCGAATTTCTCTTTCAGCAGTTGTTCCTCGAATAAGGAATGTAGCACGATCGCCGCTGCCCCGGCATCTTCTAAACGCTTGACATTGTCGATGTCTTCTGTTAAAGGAGCCGCCGCCGAGGGAATCAGGGGGGATTTGAGGGTGAGTCCGAGATACTGTGTGGTGAGTTCCATGATATTCGCGTCAAACTAGGGGGATAGTAGGGGATAACTCAGTGGCTATCCCCTAGGAAATGGATTAACCGCTGATGGGACGGTTGGCCAGGTACTCATACATGGCCCAACGAGTATCCACATCGCCTTGGGCTTCTTTCAGCAACCGTTTTGCGTCCTGGGGTTTGGTTTTGGTCAGCATCTTGAAGCGGTTTTCGGCGTACATGGAGGCTTCGACCCCTTTCTTGGGCGATCGCGAATCCACTTGCAAGGGATTCTGACCCATCTCTTTCAACTCAGGGTTATAGCGATACAGCAACCAGCGACCACTTTCGACTAACGCCTTCTGATGACTCATGGCGGTGGTCATGTTAATGCCATGGGCGATGCAATGGCTGTAGGCGATAATCAAGGACGGACCCTCATACGCCTCGGCTTCGATAAAGGCCTTCAGGGTATGTTCATCCCGCGCCCCCATGGCCACAGACGCCACATAGACATTGC harbors:
- a CDS encoding dihydroorotate dehydrogenase-like protein is translated as MELTTQYLGLTLKSPLIPSAAAPLTEDIDNVKRLEDAGAAAIVLHSLFEEQLLKEKFELHHHLEYGTESFAEALTYFPEAEEYHVGPQLYLDHIQQAKASVDVPIIASLNGFSPGGWVEYAQQIQQAGADALELNIYYVPTDLDLSGADVEENYLNILRDVKGEVSIPVAVKLSPFFSNMANMAKRLSEAGADGLVLFNRFYQPDIDLEELEVSPHVLLSTPQDQRLPMRWIALLYGRIDSDLAATGGIQHGTDAIKLLMAGAKVTQVCSALLRHGIPHLRNIEHQILHWMEEHEYESVQQMQGSMSQLHCPDKSAYERAQYMKAVSSYEYEPERVMS
- a CDS encoding endonuclease domain-containing protein — protein: MKPNILPYNPKLKEIAQQLRKNMTTPEIRLWNHLKRRQMQGFDFDRQRPIDEYIVDFYCKQLMLAIEIDGSSHDSEEAQEQDRYRQARLEALGVRFLRFTNWQVMHETDGVLRAIRQWIRDNSSTP